The Oxalobacteraceae bacterium OTU3CINTB1 genome includes a window with the following:
- the flgK gene encoding flagellar hook-associated protein FlgK, producing MSLLSIGKSGLLAAQVGLATTGNNITNAGVPGYSRQVAIQVDTPTQDKGFGFVGTGTEVAAVRRYYDNFLATQLRNAESNQASLDVYNKQISQIDNLLADPTAGLSPAMQDFFNGVQDATSNPASAASRQAMLSSAESLAARFQGMSARLTEIASGVNGQIVSNVGEINSYARQIAELNNTIAGLTTDGKAPNDLLDHRDALLTELNKLVKTSVIPGDNNSLTVQMGTGQPLVVGNKAFTLGTSTSPTDVSRVTVGYLADNGGFSALPDRVLTGGQLGGLLEFRNGAMDRAQNSLGQVAAAIAVTFNAQHELGQDQNGALGTAFFGPINAYVGTNNNNLPTSTAEVSAVVKDASALTASDYSVDFDGTNFSVKRLSDGQVTQINPFPQTEPQVIDGVAYTITGTPAANDNFLVRPTYNAAKDFDVLIEDRTKIALAAPISTSAPTTNAGNAKITAGTVDANYLTPGNALTAPVTLTFDKATGSLSGFPAGQDVTVTVNGVATVYPAGTPTIPYTDGAAISFGGVSLAISGTPADLDKFTVGPNTSGVGDSRNGALLAALQTKNTMDNGNANFQTTYAQMVNYVGNKAREAQIGGAAADAAVAQATNAQQSVSGVNLDEEAANLLRYQQAYQASGKVMQVASQLFDTLLSLGN from the coding sequence ATGAGTCTTCTCAGCATCGGCAAAAGCGGTCTGTTGGCAGCGCAGGTGGGGCTGGCGACCACCGGCAACAACATCACCAACGCTGGCGTGCCTGGTTACAGCCGCCAGGTGGCGATCCAGGTCGACACGCCGACGCAGGACAAGGGCTTCGGCTTCGTCGGCACCGGCACCGAGGTGGCGGCCGTGCGCCGCTACTACGACAATTTCCTCGCCACCCAGCTGCGCAACGCCGAGTCGAATCAAGCCTCGCTCGATGTGTACAACAAGCAGATCAGCCAGATCGACAACCTGCTGGCCGATCCGACCGCCGGCCTGTCGCCGGCGATGCAGGACTTCTTCAACGGCGTCCAGGACGCCACGTCCAATCCGGCCTCGGCCGCGTCGCGCCAGGCCATGCTGTCGAGCGCCGAGTCGCTGGCGGCGCGTTTCCAGGGCATGAGCGCGCGCCTGACGGAGATCGCCTCGGGCGTCAACGGCCAGATCGTCTCGAACGTCGGCGAGATCAATTCCTACGCCCGCCAGATCGCCGAACTCAACAACACCATTGCGGGGCTGACCACCGACGGCAAGGCGCCCAACGACTTGCTGGACCACCGCGACGCGCTGCTGACCGAACTGAACAAGCTGGTCAAGACCAGCGTCATCCCGGGCGACAACAATTCGCTGACCGTGCAGATGGGCACCGGCCAGCCGCTGGTGGTGGGCAACAAGGCCTTCACCCTGGGCACCTCGACCTCGCCGACCGACGTCTCGCGCGTCACGGTCGGCTACCTGGCCGACAACGGCGGCTTCAGCGCGCTGCCGGACCGGGTGCTGACCGGCGGCCAGCTGGGCGGCCTGCTGGAGTTCCGCAACGGCGCCATGGACCGCGCGCAAAATTCGCTGGGCCAGGTGGCGGCCGCCATCGCCGTCACCTTCAACGCCCAGCACGAGCTGGGCCAGGACCAGAACGGCGCCCTCGGCACCGCCTTCTTCGGCCCGATCAACGCCTATGTCGGCACCAATAACAACAACCTGCCGACCAGCACCGCCGAGGTCAGCGCCGTGGTGAAGGACGCCAGCGCCTTGACCGCGAGCGACTACAGCGTCGACTTCGACGGCACCAACTTCAGCGTCAAGCGCCTGAGCGACGGCCAGGTCACGCAGATCAACCCGTTCCCGCAGACCGAGCCGCAGGTGATCGACGGCGTCGCCTACACCATCACCGGCACGCCGGCCGCCAACGACAACTTCCTCGTGCGCCCGACCTACAACGCGGCCAAGGATTTCGATGTCCTGATCGAGGACCGCACCAAGATCGCGCTGGCCGCGCCGATCTCGACCTCCGCGCCGACCACCAACGCCGGCAACGCCAAGATCACGGCCGGCACCGTCGACGCCAACTATCTGACGCCGGGCAACGCGCTGACAGCGCCGGTGACCTTGACCTTCGACAAGGCCACCGGTTCGTTGTCGGGCTTCCCGGCCGGGCAGGACGTGACGGTAACCGTCAACGGCGTGGCCACGGTGTATCCGGCCGGCACGCCGACCATTCCGTATACGGACGGCGCGGCGATCAGCTTCGGCGGCGTCAGCCTGGCCATCAGCGGCACGCCGGCCGACCTCGACAAGTTCACGGTCGGCCCCAACACCAGCGGCGTGGGCGACAGCCGCAACGGCGCCTTGCTGGCGGCGCTGCAGACCAAGAACACGATGGACAACGGCAACGCCAACTTCCAGACCACCTATGCGCAGATGGTCAACTATGTCGGCAACAAGGCGCGCGAGGCGCAGATCGGCGGCGCCGCCGCCGATGCCGCCGTGGCCCAGGCCACCAACGCCCAGCAAAGCGTGTCCGGCGTGAATCTGGATGAGGAGGCGGCGAATCTGTTACGCTACCAGCAGGCCTATCAGGCGTCGGGCAAGGTGATGCAGGTGGCCAGCCAGTTGTTCGATACGCTTTTGAGTTTGGGTAATTGA
- the flgJ gene encoding flagellar assembly peptidoglycan hydrolase FlgJ, whose protein sequence is MTSPKTSNDLSNKFALDIKDMGGLRQSAKAGGAESLKTASTQFEAMFVNMMMKSMRDASPQDGMMNSEQTKMFTTMLDQQTSQNIAKKGIGLSDVLIRQLTKTADAQAQALAAGGAADGASGANAGSFSGVASLMDAKLQKAIAAAGGAGAANVVPKAGSVDDNSAVPATVIGNRGSQAPHVRSFQEKLSSHAEEASLATGIPAKFMLGQAALESGWGKREIKGRDGTNSHNLFGIKAGGDWKGKTVDATTTEYVNGKPQTRVEKFRAYDSYADSFKDYAKLLSNNPRYEKVLASAGDASSFAQGLQKAGYATDPQYAAKLTSIIKRSLAG, encoded by the coding sequence ATGACCAGTCCCAAGACCTCCAACGACCTCAGCAATAAGTTCGCCCTCGACATCAAGGACATGGGCGGCCTGCGCCAGTCGGCCAAGGCCGGCGGCGCCGAGTCGCTGAAAACCGCCTCCACCCAGTTCGAGGCGATGTTCGTCAACATGATGATGAAGAGCATGCGCGACGCCTCGCCGCAGGACGGCATGATGAACAGCGAGCAGACCAAGATGTTCACCACCATGCTCGACCAGCAGACCAGCCAGAACATCGCCAAGAAGGGCATCGGCCTGTCCGACGTACTGATCCGCCAGTTGACCAAGACCGCCGATGCGCAAGCCCAGGCGCTGGCGGCCGGCGGCGCCGCCGACGGCGCCAGCGGCGCCAACGCCGGCAGTTTCAGCGGCGTGGCCAGCCTGATGGACGCCAAGCTGCAGAAAGCCATCGCGGCGGCCGGCGGCGCCGGCGCCGCCAATGTCGTCCCCAAGGCGGGGTCGGTCGACGACAACAGCGCCGTGCCGGCCACGGTGATCGGCAACCGCGGTTCGCAGGCGCCGCACGTGCGTAGCTTCCAGGAAAAACTGTCGTCGCACGCCGAGGAGGCGAGCCTCGCCACCGGCATCCCGGCCAAGTTCATGCTGGGCCAGGCGGCGCTCGAGAGCGGCTGGGGCAAGCGCGAGATCAAGGGCCGCGACGGCACCAACAGCCACAACCTGTTCGGCATCAAGGCCGGCGGCGACTGGAAGGGCAAGACGGTCGACGCCACCACCACCGAATACGTCAACGGCAAGCCGCAGACCCGGGTCGAGAAATTCCGCGCCTACGACAGCTACGCCGACAGCTTCAAGGATTACGCGAAATTGTTGTCGAACAATCCACGCTACGAGAAGGTGCTCGCCAGCGCCGGCGACGCCAGCAGCTTCGCCCAGGGCTTGCAGAAGGCCGGCTACGCCACCGACCCGCAGTATGCGGCCAAATTGACCAGCATCATCAAGCGCTCGCTGGCCGGCTGA
- the flgL gene encoding flagellar hook-associated protein FlgL produces MIMRISSKTIYDVGVGQISSLQAGLARTQSQLSTGRKNLTAADDPIATARALEVTQSQGINTQLVTNRANAKSMLSLETVALHSSGTIMQDIKTLLVNSGNGSMTQKDRESLAVELEGRLQDLLGQANSSDGVGGFVFAGYKSTTLPFTQTATGAAYQGDQGQRSLQVGSTRTLPISDSGASVYENNATGNGTFVTGAAAGNLDRGGSGIISGGSVKDATQLTGNRYQIDFQVVPASPGVPKVTTYTVTDLTLNQPVPATPVPAVPQPYVSGQNITFDGLQFDIKGDPADLDSFSVEPSTKQSVFTTVTDIIAALRAPGDGPAGQASLTNKLNQAHLNVDNAYDNMLSIESAVGSRLKELDYLDSSGDDLNLQYATTLSGLQDVDVVKAISLFTQQQTNLDAAQKSFKTLAGLSLFNYIS; encoded by the coding sequence ATGATCATGCGCATCAGTTCCAAGACCATCTACGACGTCGGCGTCGGGCAAATCAGCTCGCTGCAGGCGGGGCTCGCGCGCACCCAGTCGCAGTTGTCCACCGGGCGCAAGAACCTGACCGCCGCCGACGATCCGATCGCCACCGCGCGCGCGCTGGAAGTGACGCAGTCGCAGGGCATCAACACCCAGCTGGTGACCAACCGCGCCAACGCCAAGAGCATGCTGTCGCTGGAAACGGTGGCGCTGCACAGCTCGGGCACGATCATGCAGGACATCAAGACCTTGCTGGTCAACTCCGGCAACGGCAGCATGACGCAAAAAGACCGCGAATCGCTGGCGGTCGAGCTGGAGGGCCGGTTGCAGGATCTGCTGGGCCAGGCCAACAGCTCGGACGGCGTCGGCGGCTTCGTGTTCGCCGGCTACAAGTCGACCACCTTGCCATTCACGCAAACGGCCACCGGCGCGGCCTACCAGGGCGACCAGGGGCAGCGCTCGCTGCAGGTGGGCTCGACGCGCACCTTGCCGATCAGCGATTCGGGCGCGTCCGTCTACGAGAACAACGCCACCGGCAACGGCACCTTCGTCACCGGCGCGGCGGCCGGCAACCTGGACCGCGGCGGCAGCGGCATCATCAGCGGCGGTTCGGTCAAGGACGCCACCCAGTTGACGGGCAACCGCTACCAGATCGATTTCCAGGTGGTGCCGGCCTCGCCGGGCGTGCCCAAGGTGACCACCTACACCGTCACCGACCTGACCTTGAACCAGCCGGTGCCGGCCACGCCGGTGCCGGCGGTGCCGCAGCCGTATGTCAGCGGCCAGAACATCACCTTTGACGGCTTGCAATTCGATATCAAGGGCGATCCGGCCGATCTCGACAGCTTTAGCGTCGAGCCCAGCACCAAGCAGTCGGTGTTCACCACCGTCACCGACATCATCGCCGCCTTGCGCGCGCCCGGCGACGGCCCGGCCGGCCAGGCCAGCCTGACCAACAAGCTCAACCAGGCGCACCTGAACGTCGACAACGCCTACGACAATATGCTGTCGATCGAGTCGGCGGTCGGCTCGCGCCTCAAGGAGCTCGATTACCTCGACAGCTCGGGCGACGACCTGAACCTGCAATACGCGACCACCTTGTCCGGCCTGCAGGACGTCGACGTGGTCAAGGCGATCTCGCTGTTCACGCAGCAGCAGACCAACCTGGACGCGGCGCAGAAGTCGTTCAAGACCCTGGCTGGCTTGTCGCTGTTTAACTACATCAGTTAG
- a CDS encoding C1 family peptidase, translating into MPTRKLKIGAKTVQLDARPDRLDLRDRPYAPPIAALPPRWPADTALRKLLPAYIRQGLVLDQKKHGACTGYGLAATVNFLLWTSAKNKKEVAGVSPHMLYDLARFYDEWPGEDYDGSSCRGAMKGWNKHGSCAGALWTRSVHADGTRAYRPAADWARDALARPLGTYYRVDSASLTDMQAAIHEIGAIYVSAAVHDGWALDASAPQASDRGHDALPGIAWREGAEATGGHAFALVGYNERGFVVQNSWGTDWGAGGFAVLGYPDWLANGTDAWVAALGVPQAEQALPPSRARRIGHSLVSGDLHPRTAAAPAAATPWTTEAAYEHALVAGNNGAVRIGRPDIGRAEDLVERVALENIDRWLRGAGAAGKKVVIYAHGGLNKEEDALRRIRVMGPYFLANGVYPLFYTWRTGILDTLAGALDDALGIVPGQAQVRGLAGGLVAEARDKLLEAAAHNIKWSWNEMKANAAEAALAGGALHLLAAALLRLRAAHPGLELHLVGHSAGAFVHGHLLDLCQAAGLPIASVTLYAPACSLDFAARHYQARVADRFIAADRFWLHLLSDVSERADTVGPYGKSLLYLVSRGFENLRKTPLAGLQRLLYPGANQRDDDLWKPADWPQVKAWRAWVAALPRQADGAAACEVTSDRIRVSATRTEQASHGGFDNDIRVLGRTINRVLGRSPAAPLAVPVADLGYD; encoded by the coding sequence ATGCCCACGCGAAAACTCAAGATCGGCGCCAAAACCGTCCAGCTGGACGCGCGCCCGGACCGGCTCGACCTGCGCGACCGTCCCTACGCGCCGCCGATCGCCGCGCTGCCGCCGCGCTGGCCCGCCGACACGGCACTGCGCAAGCTGCTGCCGGCGTATATCAGGCAAGGCCTGGTGCTGGACCAGAAAAAGCACGGCGCCTGCACCGGCTACGGCCTGGCGGCCACCGTCAATTTCCTGCTGTGGACCAGCGCTAAAAACAAAAAGGAGGTCGCGGGGGTCAGCCCGCACATGCTGTACGACCTGGCGCGCTTCTACGACGAATGGCCGGGCGAGGATTACGACGGCTCGAGCTGCCGTGGCGCCATGAAGGGGTGGAACAAGCATGGCAGCTGCGCCGGCGCGCTGTGGACCCGTAGCGTGCACGCCGACGGTACAAGGGCCTACCGCCCCGCCGCCGACTGGGCGCGCGACGCGCTGGCGCGGCCGCTGGGCACCTATTACCGGGTCGACAGCGCCTCGCTGACCGATATGCAGGCGGCCATCCACGAGATCGGCGCCATCTATGTGTCGGCCGCCGTGCACGACGGCTGGGCGCTCGACGCCAGCGCCCCGCAAGCGTCGGACCGGGGCCACGACGCCCTGCCCGGCATCGCCTGGCGCGAGGGCGCCGAAGCGACCGGCGGCCATGCCTTCGCGCTGGTCGGCTACAACGAGCGCGGCTTTGTGGTGCAGAATTCCTGGGGCACGGACTGGGGCGCGGGCGGCTTTGCGGTGCTGGGCTATCCGGACTGGCTCGCCAACGGCACCGACGCCTGGGTCGCCGCGCTGGGCGTGCCGCAGGCGGAACAGGCGCTGCCGCCGTCGCGCGCGCGGCGCATCGGCCACTCGCTGGTGTCGGGCGACCTCCATCCACGCACGGCTGCGGCCCCGGCGGCGGCCACCCCGTGGACCACCGAGGCCGCCTACGAACACGCGCTGGTGGCCGGCAACAACGGCGCGGTGCGCATCGGCCGTCCCGACATCGGCCGCGCCGAGGACCTGGTCGAGCGGGTGGCGCTGGAGAACATCGACCGCTGGCTGCGCGGCGCCGGCGCCGCCGGGAAGAAAGTCGTGATCTACGCCCACGGCGGCCTCAACAAGGAGGAAGACGCGCTCCGGCGCATCCGCGTCATGGGCCCCTACTTCCTGGCCAACGGCGTCTATCCGCTGTTCTACACCTGGCGCACCGGCATCCTCGACACCTTGGCCGGCGCGCTGGACGACGCGCTCGGCATCGTACCCGGCCAGGCCCAGGTTCGTGGCCTGGCCGGCGGCCTGGTGGCCGAGGCCCGCGACAAGCTGCTGGAGGCGGCCGCCCACAACATCAAGTGGTCGTGGAACGAGATGAAGGCCAACGCCGCCGAGGCCGCGCTGGCCGGCGGCGCGCTGCACCTGCTGGCCGCCGCGCTGCTGCGGCTGCGCGCCGCCCACCCCGGGCTGGAATTGCATCTGGTCGGCCATTCGGCCGGCGCCTTCGTGCACGGCCACCTGCTGGACCTGTGCCAGGCCGCCGGCCTGCCGATCGCGTCGGTCACGCTGTACGCGCCGGCCTGTTCGCTCGACTTCGCGGCGCGCCACTACCAGGCCCGGGTGGCCGACCGGTTCATCGCCGCCGACCGCTTCTGGCTGCACCTGCTGTCGGACGTCAGCGAGCGCGCCGACACGGTCGGGCCGTACGGCAAGTCCTTGCTGTACCTGGTGAGCCGGGGCTTTGAAAACCTGCGCAAGACGCCGCTGGCGGGCCTGCAGCGCCTGTTATACCCGGGTGCCAACCAGCGCGACGACGATCTGTGGAAACCGGCCGACTGGCCGCAAGTGAAGGCGTGGCGCGCGTGGGTGGCGGCGCTGCCGCGGCAGGCCGACGGCGCCGCCGCGTGCGAAGTGACGAGCGACCGCATCCGGGTCTCGGCGACGCGCACCGAGCAGGCCAGCCACGGCGGCTTCGACAACGATATCCGCGTGCTCGGCCGCACCATCAACCGGGTGCTGGGCCGCTCTCCGGCCGCGCCGCTGGCGGTGCCGGTCGCGGACCTGGGGTATGACTAG
- a CDS encoding flagellar basal body P-ring protein FlgI, protein MKTPVPIQVPRRLAKVCKLVAIVLAFTLLASLVQNANAERLRDLASIAGVRQNQLIGYGIVVGLDGSGDQTTQTPFTVQSVVSMLQQLGVNLPQGTQLQLKNVAAVMVTASLPPFAQPGQTLDITVSSMGNAKSLRGGTLLMTPLKGADGQVYGMAQGNVLVGGVGVAAGGAGGSSLTVNHLSVGKISAGATVERAVASNLGEGNQIKLELNTADFATASRVVEAINDKYGAGIAYALDSRVIRVQSPSSSDQRVTFIGTLQDMQVNPAEQPAKVIMNARTGSVVMNRAVTLETCAISHGNMSVSVTADPQVSQPNALAGGRTVVTPNQTVDIKKDSGKVMMVKGGASLAEVVKALNAIGATPQDLLSILQAMKAAGSLRAELEII, encoded by the coding sequence ATGAAAACTCCCGTCCCGATCCAGGTCCCGCGCCGCCTCGCCAAAGTGTGCAAGCTGGTGGCGATCGTCCTCGCGTTTACCTTGCTCGCCTCGCTGGTGCAGAACGCCAACGCCGAGCGCCTGCGCGACCTGGCCAGCATCGCCGGCGTGCGCCAGAATCAGCTGATCGGCTACGGCATTGTCGTCGGCCTCGACGGCAGCGGCGACCAGACCACGCAGACCCCGTTTACCGTGCAAAGCGTGGTGTCGATGCTGCAGCAACTGGGCGTGAACCTGCCGCAGGGCACCCAATTGCAATTGAAGAACGTCGCCGCCGTCATGGTCACCGCCTCGCTGCCGCCGTTCGCGCAGCCGGGCCAGACGCTCGACATCACCGTGTCGTCGATGGGCAACGCCAAGAGCCTGCGCGGCGGCACCTTGCTGATGACGCCGCTCAAGGGCGCCGACGGCCAGGTCTACGGCATGGCGCAGGGTAACGTGCTGGTCGGCGGCGTCGGCGTCGCCGCCGGTGGCGCCGGCGGCAGCTCGCTGACGGTCAACCATCTTAGCGTGGGCAAGATCTCGGCCGGCGCGACAGTCGAGCGCGCCGTCGCCTCCAACCTGGGCGAGGGCAACCAGATCAAGCTGGAACTGAACACCGCCGACTTCGCCACCGCCAGCCGCGTGGTCGAAGCCATCAACGACAAATACGGCGCCGGCATCGCCTATGCGCTCGACAGCCGCGTGATCCGCGTGCAGTCGCCCAGCAGCAGCGACCAGCGCGTGACGTTCATCGGCACCTTGCAGGACATGCAAGTCAATCCGGCCGAGCAGCCCGCCAAGGTCATCATGAACGCGCGCACCGGCTCGGTGGTGATGAACCGCGCCGTGACGCTGGAAACGTGCGCCATTTCCCATGGCAATATGTCAGTCTCGGTGACAGCCGATCCGCAGGTGAGCCAGCCCAATGCGCTGGCCGGCGGCCGCACCGTCGTCACACCCAACCAGACCGTCGATATCAAGAAGGATAGCGGCAAGGTCATGATGGTCAAGGGCGGCGCCTCGCTGGCCGAGGTGGTCAAGGCGCTCAACGCCATCGGCGCCACGCCGCAGGACCTGCTGTCGATCCTGCAGGCCATGAAAGCGGCCGGCTCGTTGCGCGCCGAGCTCGAAATTATCTAA